Part of the Aquimarina sp. MAR_2010_214 genome is shown below.
CAGGTACTTTCTTCTAATGGATTAGAAATAAAATTAGATGCTTCTGCATGGTTTCAGCCAGATTATAATAAATTGGGGCTATTACACCAGCAAAAAGGAGAAAATTATGTATCACGAGTTTTATTACCAACAATACGATCAGCAGCTCGTAGTGTAGTAGGAAGATATACTCCAGAACAATTGTATTCTAGTAAACGAGATGCGATCCAAAAAGAAATTTTTGAAGAAACAAAAAAAATAGTAGGTAATCAATACATTCAGCTTAATGAAGTATTGGTACGTGATGTAACATTACCATCAACGATCAAAGAAGCTATAGAACGTAAACTAAGGCAAGAGCAAGAAGCTTTGGAGTATGAATTTAGATTAGAAAAAGCCAAAAAAGAAGCAGAAAGACAAAAAATTGATGCCGAAGGTAAAGCTGTTGCTAATCAAATATTAAGTGCTTCGCTA
Proteins encoded:
- a CDS encoding prohibitin family protein, translating into MEKLPKIGLPILILLVLVIVFISKSTETIGSGEAGVLYKTFGGGVVTDSPPLGEGFHLVAPWNKVIVYEVRQQEVFEKMQVLSSNGLEIKLDASAWFQPDYNKLGLLHQQKGENYVSRVLLPTIRSAARSVVGRYTPEQLYSSKRDAIQKEIFEETKKIVGNQYIQLNEVLVRDVTLPSTIKEAIERKLRQEQEALEYEFRLEKAKKEAERQKIDAEGKAVANQILSASLTDKILTEKGIEATLQLAKSPNAKVVVVGSGKNGMPIILGNQ